Within Halopelagius longus, the genomic segment AGAACCTGATGCCGATGAACGTTGACCTGCTGTTCGACCTCACGTTCATCCTCCCCATCGTCGCGTTCTTCGTCACCTACGCGGTGCTGAAGACGATGCGCGAGGGGTACATGTACGGCCTCAACAAGCGCTACTACCGCCTCCGCCCGCCGCGGTAATCGACGGGCCGTTCTTTTCTCGGGTCGCGCCGGAATCGGGCCGGACGCTTTTTCGAGAGACGACGCATCGAGTAGTCGTCGCACTCCCCTGCGAGTTCCGCGCCGGGGCAGACGCCCCGCACCGTCCGTATTCGAGCGTTTGACGCGCTCCGCGGACCGCGTCGGCGCGGCGGCACACGGAAAGGTCCTTCTGCCCCCTGTGCGTACTCTCGTCGATGACAGACGGAGACGGCCCCGGCGACTCCGCGGCCGGTTCGACGACGCGAGACGGGCGGCGGGACGTCGTCGTCCCGATGCGACTGTACAAGACGGTGACGGTGTTCTCGACGCTCATCGCCGTCGTCTGCGTCGTGTTCGGCTTCATGCTTCTGGACGCCGCGACGCTGAACGTCAGCTTCCTCGGCGGCATCGTTCGCGCCGGCCTCTCGGCGCTCGGACTCTCCGTCGGCGACGGCGTCCTGAGCACGGTGTTGGCCGTCGTCGCCCTCGGGGTCATCGGGTTCGGGGCGGGCGTCTACACCCTCGGGACGAGATTCCGCGCTCGCGGAATGGGAAAGTCTCAAGAGGACTCCAACGAAGATTCAGACAACAATGGCTGACGAGTTCATCAAGGGGCTCGGTATCTTCACCGGGGCGGGCCTTGCGTGGATGGTCCTCGCGGGTTGGTACCGCACGAGCAGTTTCGAGAGCACCAAACAGCTCATCGAGCCCGTCCAAGCCGAGTCGCTGACCCTCTTCGACACCATCGGCGTCACCCTCTTGGACGCGTTCCTCTGGTTCGCCATCCTCGGTCCGCTCACGTTCTGGGTGCTCATCCCGGCGGGTC encodes:
- a CDS encoding DUF7315 family membrane protein, which encodes MTDGDGPGDSAAGSTTRDGRRDVVVPMRLYKTVTVFSTLIAVVCVVFGFMLLDAATLNVSFLGGIVRAGLSALGLSVGDGVLSTVLAVVALGVIGFGAGVYTLGTRFRARGMGKSQEDSNEDSDNNG
- a CDS encoding DUF7314 family protein, coding for MADEFIKGLGIFTGAGLAWMVLAGWYRTSSFESTKQLIEPVQAESLTLFDTIGVTLLDAFLWFAILGPLTFWVLIPAGREAKRAIDDRRAQ